The following is a genomic window from Fulvia fulva chromosome 9, complete sequence.
TTCATGGTGCTCTTTTCGAACTTCATCGAACCAGCTTTGATACCGCCTGTGACTGCGTAGGTGTCATACTCGATCTGGACGATGCCAGTAAGAGCAGTGGTTCCAGGCAGTTTAGCGACTAGTTCTGGTTCTGGCGAGGCGGCATTGGGGTCGAGATTGTAGACCGAGCCTTCCCGGAAGGTTGTGAGGAGGAGATGTCCATTAGGTCTGATGACGATATTCTCGATGAAGGTTGGCTCTAGGAAGTGGTAGATTGTTCTTGTCTTGACTGTGGCTGTGGACATCTTTGCCGAGAGCAGAACAGCGTCTCTTGAATATGCAGAGTCGAAGTGACTGGATACTGTTGATGTGCTGCACGTCAGCTTCTTACGGCTGGGCTTATGGTCGCACAGAGGCCGGCATCCTTCAGGATCCAGGACGTAGCTGCTTGTAGAATAGCCGCATCCTGAAGCAGGCTGAAATGAGGGTCACTTTGCAAGAGTATGAACCTTTTCAACGTGCTACGTTCATGCGTACAATTGTTCGTCGCTCATACGTTATCGACGCTGTGTCTTCCCGCTTTCGTAACATCATCGACGGGCACTGCTTTCTCGCCGTACTGCTCAAGTTCATTCATCGCATCCTCAGTGTAGTTCAGTTTCCTGTAGAACATCCAGAAGAGGCAGCCGGCCACGAAGCAAGAAGCTGCGAGCCCAGTGTACATCCAGAGAAGCTTGGGGTCCACTGCAGTTGGCGACAAAGCGGCTCCTAAAGCGGCGCCGAAAGCATTCGTAAGTAAGAAAATGCTCATGATGAAAGACTTCATGCTAGGCGGTGCCTTCGTAAATGCATATTCCAATCCTGTGATGCTAGCAAAGATCTCAGACAAGCCGATCAGGAGATAAGCAGGGGTCTGAACGGCGACATGCACGTTGTTGGGTCCGAACGTTCCATCTGGTCGCTTCGCAGCGTCGCAAGCGCCAGGAGCATCGTAACAGGGTCCAGACTCATAGATCAGCTTCTGCACGCCCGCAGCGTACGCCATTGAGGCTGCACCGAGGAAGAAGCCCCAGGTAATCCTTGTAATTGGCTTGAACGAGATGCCGACCTTGCGGAGAGCAGGGTAGAAGATGCGGTCGCAGATCAGAATGAAGATGATGATTGTGATCGGATCTACGTTTTGCATTATATCGTCTGTTAGTGTCAGCTTGTAATTCTTAGGTCATACATGTCTTCTGGGTCATACTTGGAATTCCATGAAGTTGCATCTGCCCCGCCTGAGAGATGAAGTTGTTGATCATCTGTCCATAGACGACCCAGTAGATTGGATAAAACAGGAACACTTTGCACGCAACGAGAGCGCGGCGTACTTCCTCAACGAACAAGCCATCCCACGGCATACTTCTACCCTGTCGGCCGGTGGTTTCCTCGAGGTACTCTGGCTTGGCGGCGTCGAGGCTCTTGTTCTTTAGGCCGATCCAGCAGACCTTCAATGCATGCGGGATGACCGATCCCTTTGGAGGTCGCATGACATACTTCTTCTTGCCAGCGACGAGCACAGCTAGTCCAACGAAGAACATGCACAGACAGAGTAGATATGCTGTCCAGAACCCTGTGTGCAATTCCATTTCGGTAGTGGCGATGGAGGAAAGCGATCCCACGTTGATGCCTGTAAACACAAACAATCAGTATTTGTTCTGTGTGAAGATCTTTTGGAAATGATGTTGGGACAGAGTCAGCGTGTTGTTCTCTGGGCGGGCTTACAAAGATAGAAAATCATGTAGATTCTCTGGATCGTTACGGCAGGGTCCACGATGACTCGTTCGCCCGACTTCAACGTTCGTATGAAAGGCTTCGTCGACCGATATTGCTCTGCGATCATTGGGCTAACATTACTCTTGATGCCGCCAGTGCCAGTACCAATGATGACCATGGCAACGACCAAGCCACCTAGTGCTGCACCATTTTCGATGGAAACCGGCAAGGAAGTGAGGAAGAGGATGAGAATGCCGATTGTGTAGATGATGGCCGACCAGAAAATCGTCCAGTACTTCCCAAGATATTGATCTGCAACAATGGCACCCGCTACAGGTGTAACATAGCACCAGAACTGGAAGAAGTTGGTCAATCCCGTGGCTCCACTTTGATTGAGGCCAATCGCGCCGGGCAGTCCATTGGGATCGTGATAGCTGTTACTGATGTAGTTCTGGAGGGGACCTGAGAGCCCGTTGTACGTGAAACGTTCGCACAATTCTACCACTGCAACCAGGAAGGTCGACCAAGGCAAGTTGTCGGCAACTCTTCGCAAGGTCCTCTTCTCCTCCTCCGTAGGCTCACTGGCACCGACTGAACTCATACTGTTGGCATCGTAGGCAGCTTCGCTCTTGGTCATGATATCCCGGGGCTCCTCGCCACCAGCTATGTCTCGCACGGAATATCCGGCGATAGATGCCCGTGGCTCGACCTCAGTGGCGTGGAACTGCGCAACGACGCTCTCACGTTCGGCCATGTTGTCGACAAGTTCGTACTGACCGCGATCGGATGCTGAGCCTTGACCAGAGGCGAACAGATTGCGGAAGACTCCCATCGCGATGACCAGCCGCGAAGGCGGCGGCTATATACCTCTGGCGCGATCACCTTTGCATGTTCCCTCATTCGCAGCGCCTCCAGGATGGAGTTCGAGACTATTGTGGACCTGAGCCAGCTTTCCCTTTGTTGGCAATCGCGTGGAGATCGGTGCCACGTCGCCGGGAAGTCAATGGTGTCACCCGTCACGTGCGCACCAAGCGCTCCTACAGAAATGCTTGAGGAAACACCTCATCGTAACATCAACAGTTTCTTCGCCATTTCTGGCAACAGATCAGACATTGCAGTCATCAGAACGACATGCCTTCCTTGACCAAAGTAGACGAGCTCCTCCAAGAAGTCAACAACAAGCTCATTGCGGAAGGTACGACACACGACTGGCCTTTTTATCCCCTGTCACCCGATCTTAACGATATTCGCCAATCGCGGTGAACAAAGAGGAGGCATAAGTCTTGGGCCTGAAAGTCATCAAGGAGGATCTTATAGTCTGCAAATCCTACCGCGACTGGGATGGTGTCGAGCAAGACGAGCCGTTCGAGCCGCAGGCAATCCTTCTGCGAGACAAAGTTACATCGTATGCTGCGAACATGGTGCAGACCATCCTTGGGTCCATATCAATTCAGAGTCAAGACCAGAATCCTCTGGATGGGTATGATCCAGACAGTCTTGCCAAGATTCGAGTGGCTTCCAACCTTCAAGGTGAGTCCGCGATTGAATGAGCCACTTCAAGATGTTCAGATGGCTCACAGCATCATATGTCGACATCCACGCCGTGGCTAAAGATGGGCTGCCATCGAATGCAAGAGACCCAACTGCTCCCACGGCGTAAGAATCATCATAGCTGTGATTGTGCATATCAGCCTGAGAGTGCAGTATGCATCATATTAACGTATACATCTTGTTTGACTAGCCCGATCACAATGTGGGTAATTGTTGTTCCTTGTTCCCTTGGTTCATGTTCGGAAGAAGGTTCCGCAGCTGCGGAGAATTGAACCCAGCCAAGAACCCAGATTCGCGAAGTCTCGGGCAAGTCACATTCCACGGCACTACTCGGCTCTGTTGTCGCCCTTTCTCGGCCTTTTGTCACAAGCCTATATGTACAATAACGACTGCTGTTCCTCCCATTCATGGGCGCATGGTTTAGTGGTATAATACCTCTTTAGCATCGCACTAGTGGTGAGAGGGTTTCACAGATAGAGGTGGTCCTGGGTTCGATTCCCAGTGCGTCCAGCCAGTTTGGCCGTCTCATAAGTTGACGAGCAACTCTTTTTTTGCTTCCAAGCAAGCCAGCGTCAGCACTACTTTGGGAGACCGTTTCCGGGCCAACCTTTTCGCTTACTACTATGCTCCGCTCTCCGCCATGCATTTGCGATGGGAGTCGCGTCATGCTCCTTTGCGGGATTATTACTGCAGTATAGAGCGCGGCGATTTCCTCATGTGCAAAGCATAGAACCGGCAGGCTCTCTGGTCGGGTTTCTACGACACAGCACCTTCGAATCTGGCAGCTTCCAGGAGCTTAGGTGATCCGCGGATACCCACGACGTCCACCGAACCAAGTTGCGATCAGTCTACATCAGGCATGAGTGGAATCCGGACAGTATCTGCCCTATCATATTCCTCGTACTGTATAATCTGGAGCAGGTCCGTCACCCAATTGGGACTCCGAGCATAGCTAAAACTCCGAACTATTTGCCATCGCTCACAGATGTTGGATTGCAACTGATCTCCAGGACATGCCTTCTTGAACATCACTTCATTTGAACCTTGTCTTGATGTTTACTTCTTCAACTGGCACACACGCGCGTCGAAACCAACCATCATATATGTCCTCGTCGCATCGAGCACGATAACAGACATGACACCCGCCCCAACAATTGCCATCTGGGCCGACCCGAGTGTGATAACACATCTAAGCATTTCGAGCGTCGATGGAACACGCCATTTCGACCGCTTCGAACAGCGCGACTCAACTACCAAAATTCTAGTACCCAACTTCGCTTCACAAGCAGCTTCGCAGCTCAGTGACTCTGATATTCTGTATCGTGTTAGGACTGGATATGGAGAGATCCCTCAGCCTTACCGTTAGACTCGCGCCAGTAGAAGGGCAAACGATTAATAGCAGCACCCATCTCCACCGTCGATAAGCTTCCAGCAAGCACCCTTTTGGACCTGCCCGTTATAGTCGAGGCCACATCTAGAGTCGTCGTTGCTGCACTCGGCAGAAGAGTAACATTCTCCAGCTGTCGGTTTAAGGAGGGTAACAAGTGCTAGGCCGAGGGAGAGAAGTCTTGCGTGCCACATGTTGTTATTGAAGGTTGAAAGTGTAAATGTTTGCAGCGGTAAGAGAGTGTTACGTATAGTAGATCTTAGAATCGGGTCATCTCTGCAAGGTCGTAAGGGGATTACTAGTATATAAGTTATACACACGTTTGTTTACTTGTAATTAGCCCCTGTTCCAAAGACGTAAATAGAAATATTGAACTCTATTACAGAGTAACTTCCCGTGTTGTCTTACGCCTATTCCAAAGACGTAAATAGCATACTTATACAGTTGAGCTCACAAACACCCAAGGGTAGCGGGAGCCAAGAATTTCGTTTAAAGGTCGAATAATAATCCTATCAATCGAAAAGGCTCTAGGCTTATAATCTCCGCCCTAACAATGCTGCCCAAAGCTTCCGTACCTCTTCGTCGACTCCTGTCGCGATGTATATAACTACTTGTGTATCAAAGTCGAGGATCTATCGCTAGTCCGATAGAAGTTCGGATATGTTATAGAAAGTCAGATTTCAGGTACCCGGAAAGCGGAGCATAACTTTGTCACGAGGGGTTAGTGTTAGTTGGCTTAGCAAGCTCTCTTAGCAGGCGAAGAGTCAAACTTGCGTTCCGGAGCGTGTTCCTGGGTTCGACAACAATGCAAACGAGGATGTCTAATCATGCTATGTCGAAATTTGCGGCCCCTGTTATTTTGTTAGGTAGGTCATGTACCTGTTGTGTCACTGCATTTTGTTCCTCGTGCGTGCTTGACAACTACCTATAGCCGTTGTCGTGCACTGACGGCTTGGCAGCTACAGTACATGTGTGCGACTGTGCCATCGATGAGGCCCGGGGCTGAACGAGCCGTGGTGACTAGACCGCCGCCACAGAGATTCACTCACTTGTCAAGGTCATCTTTCGTTTTGAGTCATAACATTTTACGACTCTTAAATCGTCTGCTCTATAAAACGAGCGTAGTATCCCTCTATCCCCGTAGCCATAGCATGGCTCCAACGTCCACATCTAATTTGTAGGTCGTAACTTGGCTTAGACACAGCATACGTTGACTTGGCCAGCTCCTTGGCCAACCAGGCACCATTTCTACGTAAATTGTTAGGCCTCtatactactagaggtattcAAGATTGCGAAGAACATACAGCATTTGGATAACAGTTGGGGGAAGTGCCGCATGAGTATGCATATCATATCGTTAGCCGAGCTCTGGACCTATACTCTACACACGAGAGCTTACTTCAATCTGCGAACAGCCGGGATAGTACTGTCGTTTGTCGAGAGTAGGTCCACCAAGGACCACATTGACCTAGAAGGCTAAAGCTTAGTATATGTTCTTCCGCGTAACGAGGGTAGAGGACGTACAAGAGCAAGGGCCGTGATAAGGCTAGACCAGGTAAACATGGTGGTTGTAGTCGACACGATATAACTTCGAGGTAGTAGATGTATAGTTCGCAGTACACTCTGTCTGTAGTACACCGTCGGAAGATGAAGCTAGACTACTACGTCGTTGACGATTATATATACTCTAGCTAGACTTAATGACAGGCTTGGTGCTGACTAGAAATTGCACAGTCCCTCGACTCCCGAGTATCTTTGAGTACGTATATTCCGGAGTACACGTCAGGCTTGAGTATTTATCGTCTCTACGGAGTGTTTGCAAGACTCTAGCTAGGATTGTCTAGGAAAGTCGCATGGCGAGGCTTCTGTAGTAGCGTTTTAGACCAGTTGATGTTGACGCATCTAGGTTCCTGGTAGCTTTGTTCCTCATCTTTACTATCTCCAAAAGGAGCTATGGGTTCGTCGAGGGTCGCTTGGGGAGATTACGCAGATCGCAGTCCTTGGGTGCTGCCGATGTTCGTGGACGACATAAGCCGCAGTCCTCGCGATCTAGGAATGTCCAAGAGATGCCAGGAATGCTAGGGCAGTCGGCTGAACGAGATGTTATACCGTGTGGTGACTAGACCATTGGATTCGGCCTCTGTCGCTTCTTTGTGTTCGGAGAACACAATACGAGAGGAAGGTACTGAGCTGGACGATGAGGAAGCAATACTGGAAGGTTCCGTACACGTGATGTACTCAATGTTCACAGGCGCCTTGAACGCAGGCGGCACAGTATGCTCCGCACTATCAAGGATATAATCGATGGAGTCCTTTGAAACCCCGTGAACAACACACTTAGAAATAAGCGACATGCTATGCTAGTTTCAAGACGCAGCAAATCCTTACCAGACAGGCCATGGGTGGCCTTGAACCTGAGCTCATGAGACCCGCGTTGATCCGTACGAAGGGCCACAAGTTTCGCCGCACCCCAGCAATCGCCGCACCCCAGCTCGGATTCTCGCGTTCCGACACATGGTGTTGCTGGCTTGTATCAATTGCCACACACGCTCAAAATACACGATATGTAGCTCAAATTGCTCAGAATAGCATCGCGAATACAGAATTTGAGAGCCTGTGGGCACTATAGTGGGCTCCATGGTGTGTTGTTGTATGTGGTGAGGTGGTGAGAAAGCAAGAAACGCGTGAATCTCGACACGGGCGCATGGAGCTTTGGTGGGGCTCTCACCAAAATCCCATGCCGAAGCGTCAACACCAACCTCTCGGCAACACAACGTGTTTTTACGCGATATGAGTATGCAGAATATGGAAACAGATAGCTGCAAACACATTGGGAAAAGAATTAAGTTGATATGAGCAGTATTGGTGGTGTTGATGATAAAAAGTCACTGGGGTGCGGCGGTTGCTGGGGTGCGGCGAAGCTTGTGGCGTAATTATCGCTCGGCAGCCCCTACACTTAGCCGCCTGTCGTGGCCCTACGCAAGCTCCGGGACGACGGCGACTTCGTTTCGGGTGCCTTCGCTCAATCATACCTCTTTAGCATGTCTTGTCTTCGACAACATGGCTATCCAAACTAGAGGTGGTCCGGCGTTCGAGTAAGATATCGTGAACACG
Proteins encoded in this region:
- a CDS encoding Peptide transporter PTR2, with the translated sequence MGVFRNLFASGQGSASDRGQYELVDNMAERESVVAQFHATEVEPRASIAGYSVRDIAGGEEPRDIMTKSEAAYDANSMSSVGASEPTEEEKRTLRRVADNLPWSTFLVAVVELCERFTYNGLSGPLQNYISNSYHDPNGLPGAIGLNQSGATGLTNFFQFWCYVTPVAGAIVADQYLGKYWTIFWSAIIYTIGILILFLTSLPVSIENGAALGGLVVAMVIIGTGTGGIKSNVSPMIAEQYRSTKPFIRTLKSGERVIVDPAVTIQRIYMIFYLCINVGSLSSIATTEMELHTGFWTAYLLCLCMFFVGLAVLVAGKKKYVMRPPKGSVIPHALKVCWIGLKNKSLDAAKPEYLEETTGRQGRSMPWDGLFVEEVRRALVACKVFLFYPIYWVVYGQMINNFISQAGQMQLHGIPNDIMQNVDPITIIIFILICDRIFYPALRKVGISFKPITRITWGFFLGAASMAYAAGVQKLIYESGPCYDAPGACDAAKRPDGTFGPNNVHVAVQTPAYLLIGLSEIFASITGLEYAFTKAPPSMKSFIMSIFLLTNAFGAALGAALSPTAVDPKLLWMYTGLAASCFVAGCLFWMFYRKLNYTEDAMNELEQYGEKAVPVDDVTKAGRHSVDNV